One segment of Panthera leo isolate Ple1 chromosome A3, P.leo_Ple1_pat1.1, whole genome shotgun sequence DNA contains the following:
- the LOC122215007 gene encoding LOW QUALITY PROTEIN: uncharacterized protein LOC122215007 (The sequence of the model RefSeq protein was modified relative to this genomic sequence to represent the inferred CDS: substituted 1 base at 1 genomic stop codon), translating into PLRATGPPDAEGNQPHHYWPFATSDLYNWKAQNPKFSEKPAGLIDLLDSVLFTHQPTWDDCQQLLQVLFTTEERERILNGARKLVPGTDGNPTTNQAQIDASFPLTRPQWDFNTAEGKERLRVYRQTLMGGLRMAARKPTNLAKVGNVQQGKDESPAAFLERIMEAFRTYTPMDPEAPESKAAVIMAFVNQSAIDIRRKLQKIDRLGEKSLQDLLVVAEKVYNNRELPEDKQARAMAAASSKQTRDLARILLATTADSPEERDRRLWQLADDARKGKRTTKGGKQRLQKDQCAYCKEIGHWARDCLKRAGGKGSKTDRVKVLELDELSDXGSRGSDPLPEPRVTLKVEGTPVDFLVDTGAQHSVLRTPQGKLASKKSWVQGATGMSQYSWTTRRTVDLGTGRVSHSFMVIPECPYPLLGRDLLTKIGAQITFRQGGPQVTDGKGHPIQVLTMKLEDEYLLHQEALPREDNIDRWLQEFPSVWAETGGGMGLAAHRTPVLVELKPGESPVRIKQYPMSQEARKGIQPHIRRLRSLGVLVPCQSAWNTPLLPVKKPHTNDYRPVQDLREVNKRVADIHPTVPNPYTLLSSLAPSRVWYTVLDLKDAFFSLPLAPQSQPLFAFEWHDPEEGYSGQLTWTRLPQGFKNSPTIFDEALHEDLGEYRREHPGLTL; encoded by the coding sequence cccctgcgagccaccggacccccagacgcggaggggaaccagccccatcactattggcctttcgccactagtgacctctacaattggaaagctcagaatcctaagttttccgagaaaccggcagggcttattgatttattagactctgttctttttacccatcagcccacatgggacgattgccagcagcttttgcaggtcctgttcacgactgaagaaagagaaagaatcctcaatggggcccgaaaactagttccgggcacagacgggaatcccaccaccaaccaggctcagatagatgcctccttccccttaactcggccccagtgggatttcaacacggcagaaggtaaggagaggctccgggtctaccgccagactctaatggggggtctccgaatggctgctagaaagccaaccaatttggccaaggtaggaaatgtacaacagggaaaagatgaatctccggctgcctttttagaacggatcatggaggcattccgtacctatacccccatggatccagaggctccggaaagcaaggcagctgttatcatggcctttgtaaaccaatcggccatagacattaggagaaaattacagaaaatagatagactaggagaaaaaagtctgcaggacttactggtggtagccgaaaaggtatataataaccgggagcttcctgaggacaagcaggctcgcgccatggcggctgccagcagtaagcagactcgagacctggcgagaatactactagctaccactgctgactcccctgaggaacgagaccgccgtctctggcagctggcagacgacgcaagaaaaggtaaaagaaccaccaagggggggaagcagaggctgcagaaggatcagtgcgcatactgcaaggagatagggcattgggcccgagattgtctgaaaagggccggcgggaaaggaagcaagactgatcgagtaaaagtcctagagctagatgaactaagtgattaggggagtcggggttcggaccctctccccgaacccagggtaactcttaaagtggaggggacccctgttgacttccttgtcgacaccggagcacaacattcggtcctccgcaccccacaaggaaaactagccagcaagaagtcctgggtacaaggggcaactggtatgagccagtattcatggactacccgaagaacagtagatttgggaacgggccgggtatcccactcctttatggtaataccagaatgcccctacccgctgttaggacgggacttactgaccaagattggagctcagataactttcagacaaggggggcctcaggtcaccgatggcaagggccaccccatccaggtcctgaccatgaaactggaggatgaatacctcctccaccaggaggcgctcccgagagaggataatatagacagatggctacaagaattcccctcggtttgggcagagactgggggggggatgggactagccgctcataggaccccagtcctggtagagctcaagccaggagagagtccggtaaggatcaaacaataccccatgtcacaggaggcccggaaggggatccagccacacatccggagactacgaagcctaggggtactagttccttgccagtctgcctggaacacccccttactgccggtcaaaaagcctcacacaaatgactaccgaccggtacaagacctccgggaagtaaataagagggtcgcggacatacacccaactgttcccaacccatatactctcttgagctccttggcgccctccagggtctggtatactgtactagatttaaaggacgccttcttcagtctgccgctggcaccccagagccaacccctgttcgccttcgagtggcatgatccggaggagggctacagtgggcaactcacctggacacggctacctcagggattcaaaaattcacccaccatcttcgacgaggcactacacgaggacctgggtgagtacagaagggagcaccctggcctcaccctc